The Benincasa hispida cultivar B227 chromosome 9, ASM972705v1, whole genome shotgun sequence genome has a segment encoding these proteins:
- the LOC120087326 gene encoding protein Brevis radix-like 2 gives MLTCIACSKQLNNGSLHQQEGEDSVATPRTKQTIKALTAQIKDIALKASGAYKNCKPCSGSSSDNRKYKYTESDSASDSARFHCSYRRTGSSNSTPRQWGKEMEGRLKALSSGEGTPASGSGRTEIVFMEEDEPKEWVAQVEPGVLITFVSFPQGGNDLKRIRFSRELFNKWQAQRWWAENYEKVMELYNVQRFNSQAVPLPPSPPRSEDEDLKIQSAKDSPATPPLTNERLPQNSNRPLGNSSSESFDHRPNQPPHCYDLGGLASSIKPSSTNDAKTETSSVDGSVRTSEGDQSEDLSVSNASDLETEWIEQDEPGVYITIRALPGGSRELRRIRFSREKFGEMHARLWWEENRARIQEQYL, from the exons ATGTTGACGTGTATAGCCTGCTCGAAGCAGCTCAACAATGGATCTCTGCACCAGCAGGAAGGAGAAGACTCCGTTGCTACACCGAGGACTAAACAAACAATCAAGGCTCTCACTGCTCAG ATCAAGGACATCGCGTTGAAAGCCTCCGGAGCTTACAAGAACTGCAAGCCATGTTCAGGTTCATCTAGTGACAACCGTAAGTATAAATATACAGAATCTGATTCTGCGTCAGATTCGGCGAGGTTTCATTGTTCCTACAGGCGGACTGGGAGTTCAAATTCCACGCCAAGGCAATGGGGAAAGGAAATGGAGGGCAGATTGAAAGCTCTGTCAAGTGGGGAAGGAACTCCAGCTTCGGGAAGTGGACGAACTGAAATTGTTTTCATGGAAGAAGACGAACCCAAAGAATGGGTTGCCCAAGTGGAGCCTGGTGTGCTTATCACTTTCGTTTCATTTCCGCAGGGAGGAAACGATCTCAAACGGATTCGTTTCAG CCGTGAATTATTCAACAAATGGCAAGCTCAAAGATGGTGGGCGGAAAATTATGAGAAGGTTATGGAATTGTATAATGTCCAGCGGTTCAATAGCCAAGCTGTTCCCCTCCCACCATCCCCTCCACGCTCAGAAGACGAG GACTTGAAGATTCAATCAGCTAAGGACAGTCCTGCAACCCCGCCTTTAACCAACGAGCGGCTTCCTCAGAACTCCAATCGCCCATTGGGAAACTCGTCATCAGAATCATTCGATCACCGTCCTAATCAACCCCCTCATTGCTATGATTTAGGTGGTTTGGCTTCATCCATTAAACCCTCCAGCACAAACGACGCAAAAACTGAGACATCATCCGTAGATGGTTCTGTGAGGACCAGCGAGGGAGATCAGTCAGAAGATCTTTCTGTAAGTAATGCTAGTGACTTGGAGACTGAATGGATTGAGCAGGACGAACCGGGAGTCTACATCACTATCCGGGCTCTGCCGGGTGGCTCAAGAGAGCTGAGACGCATCCGTTTCAG TCGAGAAAAGTTCGGCGAAATGCATGCGAGATTATGGTGGGAAGAGAACAGAGCAAGGATACAAGAACAGTATTTGTGA